The sequence CTGTTACCGGAATCTGCTCTTTCACCAGCCTGGTAGCCCAGCCGGTTACTCCGCCCACGATGCTGCCGACCATGCCCATGATCCCGTCCATAAATCCGCCCATCTTTCCGTCTTCGCTTTCCTCATCGAGATCAAGATCAAAGTCGAAATCGAGGTCGAAATCCTCGGCATCCAGCTCCGAATCGTCACCGAACCATTCCCGGTCCGGGTAGCGGGTCCTGATCTCAACGCTGTTCCAGCCATGCTTCACCTCGACCTCCACACCCTCGAAAAATTCCACCACTTCCTCATCCGCCCCATCGCGCTCGAGAGCGATCACCGCCCGTACCCGGACCTCCTCGCGGTCCCAGCCGGAAACTGTCACCGGCCCGCTGACGTTCCTGATTTCCACCCGGCCTCCGCTGCGCAGGGCAACTGTTTTTTCGATAGTGCGCGTCCTGCCGGGCGCGCCGGATGCATTCAGGACAATCCCCGCCACCAGGGTCAGGGCTGAAACAAGCAGAATCAGGGTACGGTTCATTATTGCCCCCCATGGTTGCCGTTGAGCACGTCTTTATCGATCCGGCCGTCCAGCAGGGTGATCACCCGCCGGCAGCGGCTGGCGATATTCTGGTCGTGGGTGACCACGATCAGTGTTTTGCCGCGTTTGTGGAGATCCTCGAACAGGGCGAGAATCTCCTCGCCGGACTTGCTGTCGAGGTTGCCGGTGGGTTCGTCGGCCAGGATAATTTCCGGATCGTTGGCCAGGGCACGGGCCATGGCCACCCGCTGGCGCTCTCCGCCGGAAAGCTCGGCCGGGCGATGTTTGACCCTGTCTCCCAAACCCACCAGTTCCAGCACCTCGGTGGCGCGCCGCCTGCGCTCGGAGGCGGGTGTTTTAGCGTAGATCAGCGGCAGCTCCACATTTTCCTGGGCGGTGGCGTAGGCCAGCAGGTTGAAATTCTGGAACACGAACCCGATTCTGCGGTTGCGTACCGCGGCCAGCTGTGAACGGTTCATCTCGCTCACCTGCTCACCGTCCAGCAGGTAAGTACCCTCGCTGGGGGTATCCAGGCAGCCCAGCAGGTTCATCAGGGTGCTCTTGCCGCTGCCCGAGGGACCCAGCACGGCCACCATCTCGCCCGCGCCGATTTCCAGCGAGACCCCGTCGAGCGCAGTCACTTTGACCGCGCCCATGTCGTATTCCTTGGTCACATTGTTCAGTACGATCACTTGGTCCTCCGGTTCATTCGTATCTCAGGGCCTCGACAGGGTCCACCAGGCTGGCTTTCCGCGCGGGGAACACCCCGGTCAGCAGACCGATAAAGGTGAGTATCACTGAGCTGATCAGCGCCAGCAGCGCGCTGAACACCGGCCGCCCGATAAAATTCATCACCTCGTGCTCGATCGGCAGGTTCCAGGTCACGAATATCATCCCCTTGCCCAGGGCAATCCCCAGCGCGCCGCCGATCCCGACAGTGAGCAGGGCTTCGAGCACGAACTGGGAGATTATGTAGACGGGCCGCGCGCCGACAGCCATCTTGATCCCGATCTCGCGGGTTCGCTCCTTGACCGTGACGTACATGATATTGGCCACGCCGATCCCGGCGATTATCAGGGTCAGGCCACCGATTATGCCCATGAAGATCTGGATTCCGCGCAGGATTTTACCCTGAATTTCCACCGATTCGATTGTGTCCCAGAAATTAGCTATCGATTCATCCTCGGGATCGCATTTGTACCGCGAGGCCAGGAACTTGCGGAACGCGTCCTGGGCCTCTTCGGAGCGGGAGCGATCCGCGGGACGGAATACCGCATTGTTTGGATAATTCTGGTTGAACATGGTTTTGTAAGTCGAGGCCGGAATGGAGCAGCGATCCTTGTCCATCCCGCTGTAGGAACTGGTCTGCATTTTCTTTTTCATCACGCCGATCACCGTGAACGGGATATCCATCACGGTGATCTGCCTTCCTACCGGGTTGGAACCCTCGCCGAAAAACTTGTCCCGGACCGCGTTGCCGATAAAAATCACCCGCCGTTTGCGCGCCAGGTCCATGTCGTTGATAAACCTGCCGCCGGCCTCGGGGACCATGCTCCGCATTTCACCCCAGCATGGATATACGCCGCTAACCTGAGTATCCAGATTATTGCCGTTGTCCTTGATCGTAACCGACCACTTGATGAATTCCGGACTGATCTTATCGATCAGCGGCACGCGCTCGGTAATCCGGTCCAGGTCTTCGCCAGTAAATCTGATTCTCCTGCCCACAGGGAAACCGGCGTATGCTTTCGAAGTTTGTCCCGACCAGACAACCACGATATCCTTGCCCATCGAGAGCAACCCGCGCTGCAGTTCGCGATGCAGGCCCTCGCCCACCGAGAGCATCAGCACGATATTGGCCATGCCCCAGCAGACTCCCAGCACGGTGAGCGTCATCCGCAGTTTTTCTTTTTTCAATTCGTGAAAGTATTCCAGGATCATGCTCATAAGTTTAGAACTCCAGTGCCTGTACAGGATCGATCGAGGCCGCCCGGCGGGCGGGCGACCAGCCGGCGGCAAATCCCACCAGGCCCAGCGTAATCAGCGCGCAGGAGGCCACCAACGGATTGATCTCGGGCTTACCGACATACTTATGCATTTCTTCCAGCAACGGGCTCTGGCATATTTCGACTACCCCGTAGCTGATAGCAAATCCTGTGACAGCGCCAAGTGCGACGATGAAGAAGGTCTCGGTCATGAATTGAAACAGGATCGTCCTCGGAGTAGCTCCCAAAGCCGTTTTTATCCCGATTTCCTTCCTCCGCTCGCGCACGACCACGTACATGATATTGGCCACGCCGATCCCGCCAACCAGCAGCGTCAGCAACCCGCCGATACCGAGGAAAATCTGGAAGCCGAGGAAGAAATAGAAAAAGAACTGCTCCCCTTCGGTGGTATCCCACATCCAGAGCGCTTCTTCGTCGCTGGGATCGAACTTGTATTTGCGGCCCAGGACCTTGTAGATATCATCTTTCATCCGGGGAGTGTTGATCGGTTTGTTGGCCCGGCAGATAAAACGGTTGACATATTTTCGGCCGCTGAAAATCTCGCTGTAGGTGGAAAACGGGATGAACGCACTACCCCTGTCGCGGCCCATGTAGGCGCTGTTCTGCGTTTTTTCGACCATCACACCGACAACCTTGAACGGAACGCTGTTCATCAGCACGGTCTTGCCGATTGCATCACCGCCCTCGCCGAACAACTGGTCGCGCAGCTCGTCGCCGATAAACACCACCCTGCGCTTCAGCTTCAAGTCCGGTTCATTGAGGAACCTGCCGCCGGCATCCGGCCACAGGTTGCGTACCGGCCCGTAGCCCGGATAAACTCCCGTCACGTTTACCTGCCGCTTGTTCCTTCCTTTAGTCACGTGAAGGTCCTGATTGTTCTCCGGGCTGATAAATTCCATGTAGGGGATTCTTTCCCGGAGCAGGATGGCATCTTCCTCGCGCAGCCCGATCCAGCGGCCCTTGCCCAGGCCCTGGAAGGTTTTGGTAGTCCTTCTGCCGCCGAAAATGACGATATTACTGC is a genomic window of Candidatus Glassbacteria bacterium containing:
- a CDS encoding ABC transporter ATP-binding protein encodes the protein MGAVKVTALDGVSLEIGAGEMVAVLGPSGSGKSTLMNLLGCLDTPSEGTYLLDGEQVSEMNRSQLAAVRNRRIGFVFQNFNLLAYATAQENVELPLIYAKTPASERRRRATEVLELVGLGDRVKHRPAELSGGERQRVAMARALANDPEIILADEPTGNLDSKSGEEILALFEDLHKRGKTLIVVTHDQNIASRCRRVITLLDGRIDKDVLNGNHGGQ
- a CDS encoding ABC transporter permease — translated: MITYFFQLLGQFIQDMRRQKLRTFFTVFGITWGTVAVILLLGFGQGLEKEVMKGMQGMGSNIVIFGGRRTTKTFQGLGKGRWIGLREEDAILLRERIPYMEFISPENNQDLHVTKGRNKRQVNVTGVYPGYGPVRNLWPDAGGRFLNEPDLKLKRRVVFIGDELRDQLFGEGGDAIGKTVLMNSVPFKVVGVMVEKTQNSAYMGRDRGSAFIPFSTYSEIFSGRKYVNRFICRANKPINTPRMKDDIYKVLGRKYKFDPSDEEALWMWDTTEGEQFFFYFFLGFQIFLGIGGLLTLLVGGIGVANIMYVVVRERRKEIGIKTALGATPRTILFQFMTETFFIVALGAVTGFAISYGVVEICQSPLLEEMHKYVGKPEINPLVASCALITLGLVGFAAGWSPARRAASIDPVQALEF
- a CDS encoding FtsX-like permease family protein, translated to MSMILEYFHELKKEKLRMTLTVLGVCWGMANIVLMLSVGEGLHRELQRGLLSMGKDIVVVWSGQTSKAYAGFPVGRRIRFTGEDLDRITERVPLIDKISPEFIKWSVTIKDNGNNLDTQVSGVYPCWGEMRSMVPEAGGRFINDMDLARKRRVIFIGNAVRDKFFGEGSNPVGRQITVMDIPFTVIGVMKKKMQTSSYSGMDKDRCSIPASTYKTMFNQNYPNNAVFRPADRSRSEEAQDAFRKFLASRYKCDPEDESIANFWDTIESVEIQGKILRGIQIFMGIIGGLTLIIAGIGVANIMYVTVKERTREIGIKMAVGARPVYIISQFVLEALLTVGIGGALGIALGKGMIFVTWNLPIEHEVMNFIGRPVFSALLALISSVILTFIGLLTGVFPARKASLVDPVEALRYE